A DNA window from Arachis duranensis cultivar V14167 chromosome 3, aradu.V14167.gnm2.J7QH, whole genome shotgun sequence contains the following coding sequences:
- the LOC107481215 gene encoding amino acid transporter AVT1I-like has protein sequence MESQNSGESLRGGTSFFKTCFNGLNALSGVGILSMPYAVSQGGWMSLILLLIVATVCWYTGLLLQRCMDAHPLIKSYPDIGEVAFGYKGRTMVAIFMYLELYLVAVEFLILEGDNLEKLFPNMDFKIGSLRIGGKAGFVLLTALAILPTTWLKSLGVLAYISIGGVVASLILIVCVVCVGEVDGVGFHQKGDMIHWKRLPSSVSLFAFCYCGHAVFPTLRNSMKDRTQFYKVLIICFITSTITYGSMATIGYKMFGEHVNSQVTLNLPTKKISTKIAIYTTLINPFSKYAVIITPIANAVEETLFLYKGRPIAILIRTTIVLSTLLVALFVPFFGYVMAFIGAFLSVTCSWILPCLCYLKMNKAAQKFGIELVIIIGILFTGSIIALLGTYISVTQIVSHIKL, from the exons ATGGAGAGCCAAAATTCAGGAGAATCCCTTAGAGGAGGAACATCCTTCTTCAAAACATGTTTCAATGGACTTAATGCCTTGTCAG gTGTTGGGATACTCTCAATGCCATATGCAGTGTCTCAAGGAGGGTGGATGAGTTTAATTTTGCTCCTCATTGTTGCTACTGTGTGTTGGTACACAGGATTGCTTCTTCAAAGGTGCATGGACGCACATCCATTAATCAAATCCTACCCTGACATAGGCGAGGTTGCTTTCGGTTACAAAGGAAGAACCATGGTAGCCATCTTCATGTACTTAGAGCTCTATTTAGTTGCGGTAGAGTTTCTCATACTAGAAGGTGACAATCTTGAAAAGCTGTTTCCAAACATGGATTTCAAGATTGGTAGCCTTAGAATTGGAGGCAAAGCCGGTTTTGTGTTGCTAACTGCGCTCGCAATACTACCCACAACATGGTTGAAAAGTTTGGGAGTTCTGGCCTACATTTCTATTGGTGGGGTTGTGGCTTCTCTTATTTTGATTGTTTGTGTTGTGTGTGTTGGTGAAGTTGATGGAGTTGGATTTCATCAAAAAGGAGACATGATTCATTGGAAAAGGTTGCCTTCTTCTGTGAGTCTCTTTGCGTTCTGTTATTGTGGACATGCAGTCTTTCCTACATTGCGTAATTCCATGAAAGATAGAACTCAATTTTACAAG GTTTTGATAATATGCTTCATCACAAGCACTATAACCTATGGGTCCATGGCTACCATAGGGTATAAGATGTTTGGAGAACATGTGAATTCGCAGGTGACCTTAAATCTTCCAACAAAGAAAATAAGCACCAAGATAGCAATTTACACAACATTAATCAACCCTTTCTCTAAGTATGCTGTTATAATCACCCCAATAGCCAATGCTGTTGAAGAAACATTATTTTTGTACAAGGGTAGACCTATTGCCATCCTCATCAGAACCACTATTGTGCTAAGCACTTTGCTTGTGGCATTATTTGTTCCCTTTTTCGGCTATGTTATGGCATTTATCGGCGCATTTTTGAGTGTCACGTGTTCATGGATTCTGCCATGCTTGTGCTACTTAAAGATGAACAAAGCAGCTCAAAAGTTTGGAATAGAATTGGTTATCATTATAGGAATTTTGTTTACAGGGTCAATTATTGCTCTACTTGGCACTTACATCTCTGTAACTCAGATAGTAAGTCATATCAAATTATGA